AGTCGATTCGACACTCACCGCCGcccaatttccaaaaaaaagatGGCATTTTGAGCACAAATTTCGAAAATGAAACCCGAACAGACCCCGTCCCAGCTCGACCGATCTCACCGTTCTTCCGGCAACCGGCGCAGCACGCGTTCGCAAGCAGCACCGGACTGGAATCCGACTGACGAGCTCATCCTCGTGAACGAGGTCGCCGCCGTAGAGGGCGACTGCCTGAAAGCGCTGTCGTCGTTTCAGAAATGGAAGATCATAGCTCAGAACTGCTTTGCTCTGGGCGTGTCGCGGACTTTGGACCAGTATCGCCGGAAGTGGGAGGCTTTGTTCGGCGAGTACAAGGGGATCAAGCAGTGGGAGGCGAAGTCCCGAGCTTCCGATTCGTACTGGGTTTTAGGAATTGAAAGAAGGAAGCGGAATGGGCTGCCGGAGAATTTTGACCAGGAGTTGTTTAGAGGGATTGAGAAGCTCGTGAGAGTGAGGGGGAACCAATCGGATACAGACCCAGATAGTGATCCGGAGGATGAGGCGGAGGAGGAGCCTGATGTTGATTCAGAGCCAGGTATGCTTGTTTTTCAGCCACAAATGGAAATCTGTATTGATATATATTGCTGCATTGTGATTAATATGCAGTTGCTTGTTTTGTTTCACATTTTTCGTGCCGCATATTTTTGGGTTGGCA
Above is a window of Malus sylvestris chromosome 15, drMalSylv7.2, whole genome shotgun sequence DNA encoding:
- the LOC126604278 gene encoding trihelix transcription factor ASR3-like, which produces MKPEQTPSQLDRSHRSSGNRRSTRSQAAPDWNPTDELILVNEVAAVEGDCLKALSSFQKWKIIAQNCFALGVSRTLDQYRRKWEALFGEYKGIKQWEAKSRASDSYWVLGIERRKRNGLPENFDQELFRGIEKLVRVRGNQSDTDPDSDPEDEAEEEPDVDSEPESKRRRRRSTSKKSCPRENSIRSCKREKPQETHAEEKPQKTQAEEKPVGSGLKAIPPKSLAEEHPQKSCVKKKLTNSQRKEEAISIEEQEKIAAMKLHESADLIRAIVTETPDHKAAGVKSTGDLQTDFVRCQGDRVIACLGDIVKTLDQLRHLVQECE